One window of Chloroflexus aggregans DSM 9485 genomic DNA carries:
- a CDS encoding GAF domain-containing SpoIIE family protein phosphatase produces the protein MSREHLLTWYGLIVGGVVWGWLLLLPTVPTVPALVVLFAVLAFAVDLLAFRTPPADVHSLAPLVLVSASLALGPIPAAWIAAVEGFVSGVTILLQTNRPRTLFSLLGRPLLRSGLRALGLLVGAWLATMSSGQPLTALPMSHVFGWTLLSFPFVTQLGRIVRELLQGGYSGLATWWRSAWPAILGAEIAPLPLAWLGAAIAHDLGMLHLILAGGALVASAAILRRSSLNLQRQRRSMRELARLNEVSRAIIRSELDVDALCELIYREASRIVDTSSFHLGLFNGHSYTLVVRVQDRVRLPRLTVDLSENSGLIGWIRETGRAILVEDFTREMDRLPARPRYQSERPPRSGIYVPLIAGETVIGSISVQSYEPSAFDANDLRLISLIADQAAVAIARARAFHEARQRANQLQAIREVSQQITAILNLDRLLPSIVQLIRERFGYHPVHIFTLSPDDERIYFRASTADGADLERLRALSLRIGQGLVGEAVQRGEPVLVGDVLNDHRAIRDTLQTRSELAVPLRVGTTVIGVLDVQSDEPDDFDEDDLFVIRTLADQIAIAIESANAYTAQQEEAWTLNALLQIAENIGRATTLSDLLATVVRLPSLLMGCPRCYVALWDREQGDFVVRAVYGLPTTARTGVLNQPTRSPFLWRLRERAAETDQSRLELLWQAQDNADQWPTLITAARSGTLVGLPISARNTLLGVLVLDYNDPFVSPSTRQQNLCTGAAAQIAGALESLLLAAEAAEAARLEQELRVAREIQQSLLPSRLPNVAGWQIEATWQSARLVGGDFYDFWSLPTGTEPPRELGFVIADVSDKGIPAAMFMTMARSLVRAAALDGSAPARAMERANRWLYRDSESGMFVTLFYARLDLITGQLCYTCAGHNPPLLYRAATGEIEELRTPGIALGVLPEVTLAEAETRLAPEDVLVCYTDGATETINELLVPFDVDGLRAVIKAYATGSAATIMQAILAAVARHSHGQPPFDDITLIVIKRAST, from the coding sequence GTGTCGCGCGAACACCTGCTGACATGGTACGGTTTGATCGTCGGCGGGGTGGTATGGGGCTGGCTGCTACTGTTACCAACCGTACCGACAGTACCGGCGTTGGTGGTGTTGTTCGCCGTACTGGCTTTCGCTGTCGATCTGCTCGCGTTCCGCACCCCGCCTGCCGATGTGCATAGTCTTGCCCCGTTGGTGCTGGTCAGCGCCAGTCTCGCGCTAGGACCTATTCCCGCGGCATGGATCGCAGCCGTCGAAGGATTTGTCTCCGGCGTGACGATTCTGTTGCAGACCAACCGTCCGCGTACTCTGTTTTCGCTCTTGGGACGACCGTTGTTACGGAGCGGTTTACGTGCGCTTGGCTTGCTTGTCGGCGCATGGCTCGCCACGATGTCAAGCGGTCAACCACTGACGGCATTACCGATGTCGCATGTATTTGGCTGGACACTGCTCAGCTTTCCCTTCGTGACTCAGCTTGGGCGGATTGTGCGTGAGCTGTTGCAGGGTGGCTACAGCGGGCTGGCAACGTGGTGGCGCTCGGCGTGGCCGGCCATCCTCGGTGCAGAGATAGCCCCGCTGCCACTGGCATGGCTGGGAGCAGCGATTGCCCACGATCTCGGAATGCTCCATCTGATATTGGCCGGAGGAGCATTAGTTGCATCAGCAGCGATTTTGCGTCGCTCATCGCTCAACCTCCAACGCCAGCGTCGCTCGATGCGCGAGTTGGCACGGCTTAACGAAGTGAGCCGGGCGATCATTCGTAGCGAACTTGATGTCGATGCCCTTTGTGAGTTGATCTACCGCGAGGCGAGCCGAATAGTTGACACCTCGTCGTTTCACCTCGGTCTCTTCAACGGTCATTCCTACACTCTCGTGGTGCGGGTCCAAGATCGGGTACGGTTGCCACGGCTCACGGTCGATCTGTCGGAAAATAGCGGTCTGATCGGCTGGATTCGCGAAACCGGACGGGCGATTCTGGTCGAGGATTTTACACGCGAGATGGATCGCCTCCCCGCCCGTCCACGTTATCAGAGCGAACGACCACCACGTTCGGGTATCTATGTGCCGCTCATTGCCGGTGAAACCGTGATCGGTTCGATTTCGGTGCAAAGCTACGAACCGTCGGCATTTGACGCTAACGATCTGCGGCTGATCTCACTCATCGCCGATCAGGCCGCTGTGGCAATCGCACGGGCGCGGGCCTTTCACGAAGCACGTCAGCGGGCCAATCAGTTGCAAGCGATTCGTGAGGTAAGCCAGCAAATTACCGCTATTCTCAATCTCGATCGGTTGTTACCCTCGATCGTGCAACTTATTCGTGAGCGTTTCGGCTATCACCCGGTACACATTTTCACCCTCTCACCCGACGATGAGCGGATCTACTTTCGTGCTTCTACCGCCGATGGTGCCGATCTCGAACGGTTACGTGCGCTTTCACTGCGTATCGGTCAGGGGTTGGTCGGTGAAGCAGTGCAACGCGGCGAACCGGTGTTGGTCGGTGATGTGCTGAACGATCATCGTGCGATTCGCGATACCTTGCAGACGCGCTCGGAATTGGCGGTACCGTTGCGTGTGGGTACGACGGTGATCGGTGTGCTTGATGTGCAGAGCGATGAACCGGACGATTTCGATGAAGATGATCTGTTCGTGATCCGGACGTTGGCCGATCAGATTGCGATTGCGATTGAGAGTGCTAATGCCTACACTGCTCAACAAGAGGAGGCCTGGACGCTGAATGCACTGCTCCAGATCGCCGAAAATATCGGTCGAGCGACGACACTCTCCGATCTACTGGCAACGGTAGTTCGCCTACCATCACTCCTGATGGGGTGTCCACGCTGTTATGTTGCCTTGTGGGATCGCGAACAGGGTGATTTTGTGGTACGTGCAGTGTACGGTTTGCCGACCACAGCACGTACCGGTGTTCTCAACCAGCCGACACGTTCACCGTTTCTCTGGCGGTTACGTGAACGGGCCGCCGAGACGGATCAATCACGGCTCGAATTGCTCTGGCAGGCCCAAGACAATGCCGATCAGTGGCCGACACTGATAACCGCAGCGCGCAGCGGTACTTTGGTTGGCTTACCGATCAGTGCCCGTAACACACTTCTCGGTGTTTTGGTGCTGGATTACAACGATCCGTTCGTTTCACCGAGCACGCGCCAGCAGAACCTCTGCACCGGTGCTGCGGCTCAGATTGCCGGTGCGCTGGAAAGTTTGCTGCTCGCTGCCGAAGCTGCCGAAGCTGCTCGTCTCGAACAAGAGTTACGTGTAGCGCGCGAGATTCAGCAATCGCTGCTACCCTCTCGTTTACCGAACGTTGCCGGTTGGCAGATTGAAGCTACGTGGCAATCGGCCCGGCTGGTCGGCGGCGATTTCTACGATTTTTGGTCATTGCCGACCGGAACCGAACCACCTCGCGAACTAGGGTTCGTCATCGCCGATGTGAGTGATAAGGGCATACCGGCTGCCATGTTTATGACGATGGCACGCTCGCTGGTACGAGCTGCGGCACTCGATGGCTCGGCGCCGGCACGAGCGATGGAACGCGCTAACCGCTGGCTTTACCGCGATTCCGAGTCAGGAATGTTTGTTACCCTCTTTTACGCCCGCCTCGATCTTATCACCGGTCAGCTTTGCTATACGTGTGCCGGACATAATCCTCCACTGTTGTACCGCGCAGCTACCGGTGAGATCGAAGAGCTACGTACACCCGGTATTGCGTTAGGAGTGTTGCCGGAAGTGACATTAGCGGAGGCGGAGACACGGTTAGCACCGGAGGATGTGTTGGTCTGTTACACAGATGGTGCAACTGAGACGATCAATGAACTGCTTGTGCCTTTTGATGTTGATGGTTTACGGGCTGTGATCAAGGCCTACGCCACAGGATCGGCAGCAACTATTATGCAAGCAATTTTGGCTGCCGTTGCTCGTCATAGTCACGGCCAACCACCGTTTGACGATATTACGCTGATCGTGATTAAACGTG
- a CDS encoding anti-sigma factor antagonist (This anti-anti-sigma factor, or anti-sigma factor antagonist, belongs to a family that includes characterized members SpoIIAA, RsbV, RsfA, and RsfB.), producing MESITLTADLDALAKISAFITAAAERCGLDERATWQVQLAVDEAVTNVIQHAYDPDQPGDLTLSWQCHDHRFIVTVRDHGRQFDPNAVPVPDITSPLEERQVGGLGIYLITRLMDEVRFEFSPQGGNLLTMVKYLPHDQPDSSDEVQVIQVHDRIDALTAPRLTKLVSERISQGARQIVLDLSAVSFLSSSGLRALLLIRKELMTLGGELRLAALQPQVYEVFTITGFTQVFNIHPSVAEARTAFSQRR from the coding sequence ATGGAGAGTATTACCCTTACCGCCGATCTCGATGCATTAGCTAAAATTAGCGCGTTTATTACTGCCGCTGCCGAACGTTGCGGTCTTGATGAGCGAGCAACATGGCAAGTCCAGCTCGCTGTTGATGAGGCCGTCACAAATGTTATTCAGCACGCTTACGATCCCGATCAGCCCGGCGATCTAACCCTGAGTTGGCAGTGTCATGATCATCGGTTTATTGTGACCGTTCGTGATCACGGTCGCCAATTTGACCCCAATGCCGTGCCGGTGCCAGACATCACATCACCGCTTGAAGAGCGTCAGGTCGGCGGCTTAGGGATTTATCTGATTACCCGCTTGATGGATGAAGTCCGCTTTGAGTTTTCGCCACAGGGCGGCAATTTACTGACTATGGTAAAGTACCTGCCCCACGATCAGCCGGATTCTTCTGATGAAGTGCAGGTCATTCAGGTGCATGATCGGATCGATGCGCTTACGGCGCCTCGCCTAACCAAGTTGGTGAGCGAACGGATTAGCCAGGGTGCGCGTCAGATTGTGCTCGATCTGAGCGCTGTGTCGTTCTTGTCGAGCAGTGGCTTGCGCGCACTTCTCCTCATCCGCAAAGAGTTGATGACGCTCGGTGGTGAGCTACGACTAGCGGCGCTTCAACCTCAAGTCTATGAAGTCTTTACTATCACCGGCTTCACCCAGGTGTTCAACATTCATCCTTCTGTGGCTGAAGCTCGGACAGCATTTTCCCAGAGGCGTTGA
- a CDS encoding STAS domain-containing protein, giving the protein MELTHRRLNRVDLIEVIGRVDAATAPQLKQLIESIFNDGRYRIVLDLSRLEYISSPGLRVLIEARKKAREWKITDLEGGDVRIANLPPRIKEVFDLTGFSSLFEIYGDTVEAVGSF; this is encoded by the coding sequence ATGGAACTTACTCATCGCCGGCTCAATCGAGTTGATCTCATTGAGGTTATCGGGCGCGTTGACGCAGCTACTGCTCCCCAACTCAAGCAACTCATCGAGTCCATTTTTAACGACGGTCGTTATCGCATTGTCCTGGATCTCAGCCGGCTTGAATATATTAGTAGCCCCGGTTTGCGCGTCTTGATCGAAGCGCGCAAAAAGGCCCGGGAATGGAAGATCACCGATCTTGAAGGTGGTGATGTACGTATTGCCAACTTACCACCTCGGATAAAAGAAGTCTTCGACCTAACCGGCTTTAGCTCGCTGTTCGAGATCTATGGCGATACCGTCGAAGCAGTTGGATCGTTTTAG
- the murA gene encoding UDP-N-acetylglucosamine 1-carboxyvinyltransferase — translation MDHFVIEGGYRLSGSIRPAGNKNAALPLLAASLLTDKPVTLRNIPDIGDVRTKLALLNNLGVQIEQPAPNVVQLHAAHLAKHDPDVALARRIRTSPLLAGPLLFRRGYVTLPRPGGDAIGRRRLDTHLLALQALGVHVEVTPTSYILTTEGLRGADLFLDEMSVTGTEQAIIAASVAEGHTTIANAASEPHVQDLCHFLNQMGARISGIGTNLLEIEGVSRLRGADYTIGPDFMEVGSLIGLAAVTRSELRIVDARPREHRMTRIMFGRLGVTWREEGNDIIVPADQELVVRHDLHGAIPKIDSAPWPGFNPDLISTAIVIATQAQGTVLIHEKMFESRLFFVDRLIGMGARIVLCDPHRVVVVGPSQLYGEPDGLPSPDIRAGMALVTAALCAKGRSVIYNIGQIDRGYERIEERLAALGARIKRVRSS, via the coding sequence ATGGATCATTTTGTGATTGAAGGGGGGTACCGACTGTCCGGTTCGATCCGGCCGGCCGGCAACAAGAATGCCGCCCTCCCGTTACTTGCCGCCAGTTTATTGACCGATAAGCCGGTAACGTTGCGTAACATCCCGGATATCGGTGATGTGCGCACCAAACTTGCGTTACTGAACAACCTTGGTGTTCAGATTGAGCAACCGGCACCGAATGTGGTGCAATTGCATGCCGCTCACCTGGCCAAACACGACCCTGATGTTGCGCTAGCCCGTCGTATCCGTACCTCACCCCTGTTAGCCGGTCCGCTCTTGTTTCGGCGTGGCTACGTCACATTACCGCGTCCCGGCGGAGATGCAATCGGTCGGCGGCGGCTCGATACCCACTTGCTGGCGTTACAGGCATTGGGTGTGCATGTTGAAGTGACGCCAACCAGCTACATCTTGACAACCGAAGGGTTGCGCGGCGCTGACCTGTTTCTCGATGAGATGAGCGTGACCGGTACCGAGCAAGCGATCATCGCTGCTTCAGTTGCCGAAGGACATACCACGATTGCCAACGCGGCTTCTGAGCCACACGTCCAAGATCTCTGTCATTTTCTCAACCAGATGGGGGCGCGGATCAGTGGTATCGGCACCAACCTGCTCGAAATCGAGGGGGTTAGCCGTTTACGCGGGGCGGATTACACGATCGGACCCGACTTTATGGAGGTAGGGTCGCTGATCGGGTTGGCAGCGGTCACCCGTAGTGAATTGCGGATCGTTGATGCGCGGCCACGTGAGCATCGCATGACCAGGATTATGTTCGGGCGCCTGGGAGTGACGTGGCGTGAAGAGGGTAACGACATTATCGTTCCCGCCGATCAAGAGTTAGTCGTGCGTCATGATCTTCACGGGGCGATCCCAAAGATCGATTCGGCGCCATGGCCCGGCTTTAACCCCGACCTGATCAGTACGGCAATTGTGATCGCCACGCAAGCACAGGGGACCGTCTTAATTCACGAGAAGATGTTTGAGAGCCGTCTGTTTTTTGTTGACCGGCTGATCGGCATGGGGGCGCGGATCGTGCTCTGCGATCCGCACCGAGTGGTTGTTGTCGGGCCATCGCAGCTCTACGGCGAGCCAGATGGGTTACCCAGCCCGGATATTCGGGCCGGCATGGCCTTGGTAACGGCGGCGCTGTGTGCGAAGGGGCGAAGTGTCATCTACAACATTGGTCAAATCGACCGCGGCTACGAGCGGATCGAAGAGCGGTTAGCTGCTCTTGGTGCGCGGATCAAGCGAGTGCGGTCGTCGTAG
- a CDS encoding SOS response-associated peptidase encodes MCGRYTLAVSPAKLAERFALPPISDLQPRYNIAPTQPVVVVREGNDGREGVYMRWGLIPSWAKDASVGAKLINARSETVLEKPSFRTAFRRRRCLIPASGFYEWQTTATGKRPFYFTLPDDDLMAFAGLWEQWLAPDGEVIESCTILTTTANEIVTPIHNRMPVIVPSEFTAFWLDPATDIPRLHAFCLTPPPVALHRYPVGKAVNQVRNDGPALIEPAAL; translated from the coding sequence ATGTGTGGTCGTTATACCTTAGCCGTCTCACCGGCCAAATTAGCCGAGCGTTTTGCTCTTCCTCCAATCTCCGATCTCCAACCACGTTACAATATTGCACCGACCCAGCCGGTGGTGGTAGTACGAGAAGGCAACGACGGACGGGAGGGGGTCTACATGCGTTGGGGCTTGATCCCTTCGTGGGCGAAAGATGCCTCAGTCGGGGCGAAGTTGATCAATGCCCGTAGCGAAACGGTGCTCGAAAAACCATCGTTTCGCACCGCCTTCCGTCGCCGTCGCTGCCTCATTCCGGCCTCCGGTTTCTACGAGTGGCAGACAACGGCAACCGGTAAGCGACCGTTTTACTTCACCCTGCCGGACGATGATCTGATGGCATTTGCCGGGCTGTGGGAGCAATGGCTAGCGCCTGACGGTGAAGTGATCGAGAGTTGCACGATCTTGACCACCACTGCGAATGAGATCGTTACTCCCATCCACAACCGGATGCCGGTGATTGTGCCATCTGAATTCACCGCATTCTGGCTTGATCCGGCGACCGATATTCCGCGCCTGCACGCATTTTGTCTTACTCCACCACCGGTAGCTCTCCACCGCTATCCGGTCGGTAAGGCGGTGAACCAGGTGCGTAACGATGGGCCGGCGTTGATCGAGCCGGCTGCGCTCTAA
- a CDS encoding S8 family serine peptidase yields the protein MIATPKRQLIALAVSLLLTMALVTPSTAQPPRPIPNLDALRLDEPVTIDQAPIKLSPSLVNVTGRHAVVIRLSENPTARIPQGAAQVAQLNRISQQQERVLARLRAIDPTLTELARLRVALNAVIVEVDGAALPALARDIEVVRINPVVDYERADQPPMETVPYIGATPEVQAAGYRGKDVRVAVLDSGIDYTHAAFGGPGTLEAYQAAYGTNPSDSRNKTLDGLFPTDRVKGGYDFVGEVWPNGPLMPDPDPIDCGVSGLSSGTCAGGHGTHVADIIGGQQGVAPEVDLFAVKVCSAVSSSCSGVAILQGLDWVADPNGDGITDDHMHIVNMSLGASYGQNYDDDSAIAVDNLQPLGILVVASAGNSSDRPYITGTPAGARTALSVAQTAVPSDSSYPITVLSTTVYGVAQPWAPIPSTAVSGILVYGASLGNALGCTAYPPGSLTGRILLVDRGTCAISIKGSNGAAAGAVAVIVANNVAGAVPPTFSFGGGSPTVPVLSITQTAGNALKARVNNSATVDFANPVSNAGSVVGTSSRGPTMGQMTYGNQIMYGQIIKPEIGAPGASISAVAGSGTGVEPFGGTSGAAPMVAGAAALLYNASNWSLSPWELKARLINTAETNIYNGPPVFVGPTLAPITRIGGGEVRINRAIAAQAGAWELSNGAATISFGLVEVTRNPTTLRRTIVVRNYGDTSLTYTITPTFRFANDAASGAITPGTSVTTITVPPRSRRTFTLTLRIDPTKLPAWVLNSGLNGGNGAALTAVEYDGYLVLDAPGTTNDLTMPWHVLPRAAGNVSAPASVRATTSSPAMARLTNTGANPVSVDPFTLIGSNNTVNASLGAGMQMPPMDLRYVGVRAFDGTGVCPANSPIIQFAVTTHQRITHSNYPVEIDLLFDTNRDGTPDYVGYTAEVGSFASDGRNAFFVGPVGGPYSAFFFTSHATNSTNTVVTLCGSQIGVTALGQQINVDAYTYDNYFTGFELSKIEGMSTVLGAPRFDIDIGSGVVPANGSLTTTVYRFNAPSDVTDSGILLQYSFAPAGREASAIIVR from the coding sequence ATGATTGCGACGCCAAAACGACAATTGATTGCACTGGCGGTAAGTCTGTTGTTAACCATGGCATTGGTCACACCAAGTACTGCTCAACCGCCCCGACCGATTCCTAATCTTGATGCTTTACGTCTAGATGAACCGGTAACCATCGATCAAGCACCGATCAAGCTATCACCGAGTCTTGTCAATGTGACCGGACGGCACGCAGTTGTCATTCGTCTCAGTGAGAATCCGACTGCGCGTATCCCACAGGGTGCCGCACAAGTGGCCCAACTCAACCGCATCAGCCAGCAGCAGGAGCGAGTTTTGGCGCGATTGCGCGCGATTGATCCGACACTGACCGAGCTGGCACGGCTGCGTGTTGCGCTGAACGCTGTCATCGTCGAAGTAGACGGTGCAGCACTGCCGGCCTTGGCCCGTGATATTGAGGTTGTGCGGATCAATCCGGTGGTCGATTATGAGCGTGCCGACCAACCTCCGATGGAGACGGTGCCGTACATCGGAGCCACACCCGAAGTACAAGCCGCCGGCTATCGTGGTAAAGATGTACGGGTAGCCGTGCTCGATAGTGGTATCGATTATACCCATGCCGCATTTGGCGGCCCCGGTACGCTCGAAGCGTATCAAGCGGCGTATGGCACCAACCCTTCCGATTCGCGCAATAAGACGCTGGATGGTCTCTTCCCAACCGATCGGGTCAAAGGGGGTTATGACTTTGTCGGCGAAGTGTGGCCAAATGGCCCGCTGATGCCCGACCCCGATCCGATCGACTGTGGTGTATCTGGTCTGAGCAGCGGCACCTGCGCTGGCGGGCATGGCACTCATGTCGCCGACATTATCGGCGGCCAACAGGGTGTGGCGCCGGAAGTCGATCTGTTTGCGGTGAAAGTCTGTTCGGCGGTGTCGTCGTCGTGCAGCGGCGTCGCTATTCTCCAAGGTCTCGACTGGGTAGCCGACCCCAACGGCGACGGTATCACCGACGATCACATGCACATTGTGAATATGTCGCTGGGTGCGTCGTATGGGCAGAACTACGACGACGACTCGGCGATTGCGGTTGACAATTTGCAGCCGCTGGGCATTTTGGTGGTGGCTTCGGCTGGCAATAGCTCCGACCGCCCCTACATCACCGGCACCCCTGCCGGCGCGCGCACAGCCCTCTCGGTAGCACAGACGGCGGTACCAAGTGATTCATCGTATCCGATTACCGTACTCAGCACAACGGTGTACGGTGTTGCCCAGCCGTGGGCGCCGATCCCGAGCACGGCAGTCAGTGGCATCTTGGTCTATGGTGCATCGTTGGGCAACGCACTCGGTTGTACCGCATACCCGCCCGGTTCACTGACCGGCCGAATCCTACTGGTTGACCGCGGTACCTGCGCTATCAGCATCAAGGGTTCCAATGGCGCAGCCGCCGGTGCTGTAGCCGTGATCGTGGCGAACAACGTGGCCGGTGCAGTCCCGCCGACGTTCAGCTTCGGTGGTGGCTCACCGACCGTACCGGTACTGTCGATCACACAGACCGCCGGCAATGCTTTGAAAGCGCGGGTAAATAACTCGGCGACCGTAGACTTTGCGAATCCGGTCAGTAACGCCGGTAGTGTGGTTGGCACCTCGTCGCGCGGGCCGACCATGGGTCAGATGACCTATGGCAATCAGATAATGTATGGTCAGATCATCAAGCCGGAAATCGGTGCACCGGGTGCCTCGATCTCGGCGGTAGCCGGTAGTGGTACCGGTGTTGAACCATTCGGTGGGACCTCAGGGGCTGCTCCGATGGTGGCCGGTGCAGCGGCACTGCTCTACAACGCCTCAAACTGGAGCCTCTCGCCGTGGGAGTTGAAGGCGCGTCTGATCAACACGGCGGAAACGAATATCTACAACGGTCCGCCGGTCTTCGTTGGTCCGACCTTGGCCCCAATTACCCGTATCGGTGGTGGTGAGGTGCGCATCAACCGCGCAATCGCGGCTCAGGCCGGTGCGTGGGAATTGAGCAACGGAGCGGCAACCATCTCATTCGGTTTGGTTGAGGTAACGCGCAACCCGACCACGTTACGTCGCACGATTGTGGTGCGCAACTACGGCGATACGTCGCTCACCTACACGATCACGCCGACCTTCCGCTTTGCTAACGATGCCGCGAGTGGGGCGATTACCCCAGGCACATCGGTGACCACGATCACAGTGCCACCGCGTAGCCGGCGCACGTTCACGCTGACGTTGCGTATTGATCCGACGAAACTGCCGGCGTGGGTGCTCAATTCAGGGCTAAATGGTGGTAACGGTGCAGCACTGACCGCCGTCGAGTACGATGGCTATCTGGTGTTGGATGCGCCTGGCACCACCAACGACTTGACGATGCCGTGGCATGTGTTGCCGCGAGCTGCGGGTAACGTGAGCGCACCTGCTTCAGTACGGGCGACGACCAGCAGCCCGGCGATGGCGCGTCTGACTAACACCGGTGCCAATCCGGTGTCGGTCGATCCGTTTACGCTGATCGGCAGCAATAACACGGTGAACGCTTCGCTGGGGGCCGGGATGCAGATGCCGCCGATGGATCTGCGCTATGTCGGTGTCCGTGCTTTCGATGGGACCGGTGTTTGTCCGGCTAATAGCCCAATAATCCAGTTTGCAGTTACGACGCACCAGCGGATTACTCATTCCAACTATCCGGTGGAGATCGATCTGCTGTTCGATACCAACCGTGATGGTACTCCCGATTATGTTGGCTACACGGCTGAGGTGGGCAGCTTTGCCAGCGATGGACGCAATGCCTTCTTTGTCGGTCCGGTGGGTGGCCCGTACAGTGCCTTCTTCTTCACCAGCCATGCTACCAACAGCACCAACACCGTGGTCACGTTGTGCGGCAGCCAGATCGGGGTCACTGCACTGGGCCAGCAGATCAACGTCGATGCCTACACCTATGACAACTACTTCACCGGCTTCGAGTTGAGCAAGATCGAGGGGATGAGCACGGTGCTCGGCGCCCCACGCTTCGATATTGACATCGGTAGTGGAGTGGTGCCGGCAAACGGTTCGCTCACGACGACGGTGTACCGCTTCAACGCCCCAAGTGATGTGACCGACTCGGGCATTCTGTTGCAGTACTCCTTCGCGCCGGCAGGTCGTGAGGCGAGTGCGATCATTGTTCGTTAG